A stretch of the Actinotalea sp. JY-7876 genome encodes the following:
- a CDS encoding LLM class flavin-dependent oxidoreductase yields the protein MKIGVTVRPDQPMTEAAAWARRIEDLGFDGVWLADHYFHRDVSGALALMMAATRRVTLGTAVMSPFLRHPTLLASMAASLREIGDGRFVLGLGAGGYEFASELGIEMKRPLRLTAEAVEIVRQLSRGTSDVAGETFSARGSRLRWDVQDGPLYLAARGPKMLELSGRVADGVITHGIAPSHVQYVRDHVATGAAGRTEGRTSICLMLDVEIGDDREAALAALRPRCTTMAGGAYADELIEVYGLDVEEVRALRATVRTGDRVAAAAQVTDAMAEAFGVAGPAGRVRDAVDALAAAGVDEVILSVGGATPDAVSTQLTQLAKAVLA from the coding sequence GTGAAGATCGGTGTCACCGTCCGTCCCGACCAGCCGATGACCGAGGCCGCGGCCTGGGCACGCCGGATCGAGGACCTCGGCTTCGACGGCGTGTGGTTGGCCGACCACTACTTCCACCGGGACGTCTCGGGCGCGCTCGCCCTGATGATGGCGGCGACGCGGCGCGTGACGCTCGGGACCGCCGTCATGTCGCCCTTCCTGCGGCACCCGACGCTCCTGGCGAGCATGGCCGCGAGCCTGCGGGAGATCGGCGACGGCCGGTTCGTGCTCGGCCTGGGCGCGGGGGGCTACGAGTTCGCGAGCGAGCTCGGGATCGAGATGAAGCGTCCGCTGCGGCTCACGGCGGAGGCCGTCGAGATCGTCCGCCAGCTCTCGCGCGGCACGTCCGACGTCGCGGGGGAGACCTTCAGCGCGCGCGGCTCGCGCCTGCGCTGGGACGTGCAGGACGGCCCGCTCTACCTCGCGGCCCGTGGCCCCAAGATGCTCGAGCTCTCCGGCCGCGTCGCGGACGGCGTCATCACCCACGGCATCGCGCCCAGCCACGTGCAGTACGTGCGCGACCACGTCGCCACCGGCGCGGCGGGGCGCACCGAGGGCCGCACGTCGATCTGCCTGATGCTCGACGTCGAGATCGGCGACGACCGCGAGGCGGCCCTGGCCGCGCTGCGCCCACGGTGCACGACGATGGCCGGCGGCGCCTACGCCGACGAGCTCATCGAGGTCTACGGCCTCGACGTCGAGGAGGTCCGCGCGCTGCGCGCCACCGTGCGCACCGGGGACCGCGTCGCCGCAGCGGCGCAGGTCACGGACGCGATGGCCGAGGCATTCGGCGTGGCCGGGCCGGCGGGCCGCGTCCGCGACGCCGTCGACGCCCTGGCCGCGGCCGGCGTCGACGAGGTCATCCTCAGCGTCGGCGGGGCCACCCCCGACGCCGTCAGCACCCAGCTCACCCAGCTCGCGAAGGCGGTCCTCGCATGA